A single region of the Salmo salar chromosome ssa16, Ssal_v3.1, whole genome shotgun sequence genome encodes:
- the LOC106574892 gene encoding phosphorylase b kinase regulatory subunit alpha, liver isoform, whose translation MRSRSNSGVKLDGFARLVHETILCHQNPVTGLLPCSVQLPDAWVRDNVYSILAVWGLGMAYRKNADRDEDKAKAYELEQSVVKLMQGLLQCMMRQVAKVEKFKHTQSPKDCLHAKYHTPTCATVVGDDQWGHLQVDATSLYLLVLAQMTASGLRIISTLHEVAFIQNLVFYIEAAYKVADYGMWERGDKTNQGIPELNTSSVGMAKAALEAIDELDLFGAHGGPKSVIHVLPDEVEHCQAILCSMLPRASTSKEIDAGLLSIISFPAFAVEDADLVTITKTEIISRLQGRYGCCRFIRDGYRCPREDPSRLHYDPAELKLFENIECEWPVFWTYLILDGIFSGDLVQVQEYRDALEEVLIRGKPGICLMPELYAVPPEKMEEEYGNPHSVDRVAMGQLPHMWGQSLYIVSSLLAEGFLAPGEIDPLNRRFSTNFKPDVVVQVCVLAESKEIQELLKNDEIEVQTISEVQPIRVMPARILSHVYVKLGNCKKLNLSGRPYRHIGVLGTSKFYEIRNRTYTFTPQFLDQHHFYLALDNQMIVEMLRTELSYLSSSWRMTGRPTLTFPITHSMLVDDGESIDPCILSTLRKLHDGYFGGARVQMANISSFQTTSFHTELSFLDGDTDDDLLENEEDEEDEEESYVPSGSSKDMFDHYLSQLMQSTATKCHLPPIQRGQHHVFSAEHTTRDILSFMAQVQGLNMPKASMYLPMTPIMNKHRKSLNLLHVAQLTPLHPHQPHHHTPHQQQPKAPSIADLQLPRDSQGNTDFGSLVRQLKECPTLQDQADILYILCVMKGADWLVDVGGQGGVSVRCLLEELYAQAGANKEWGLIRYISGILRKRVEVLAEACTDLISHHKQLTVGLPPEPREKVISAPLPPEELNSLIYEASGQDISIAVLTQEIIVYLAMYVRSQPALFGDMLRLRIGLIMQVMATELARSLHCSGEEASESLMNLSPSDMKNLLHHILSGKEFGVERSMRPMQSSATSPAVSIHELGHTGATKTERTGIRKLKREIKQMSNSGYSISSNVTSPRSTRCSSPSTPSGILSPVGPGGSDSHLQWEERQGQWLRRRRLDGAINRVPMGFYQKVWKILQKCHGLSIDGYVLPSSTTREMTEGEIKFAVHVESVLNHVPQPEYRQLLVEAVMVLTLVADMDVDNIGGIILIDRIVHMANDLFLQDQRTHGANEYFLEKDPATGICHFFYDSAPSGSYGTMTYLSKAVVTYLQDFLPQSTCLMQ comes from the exons ATGCGGAGCCGCAGTAACTCGGGTGTGAAGCTCGATGGATTCGCCAGGCTCGTTCATGAGACTATTCTATGTCACCAG aacCCAGTAACAGGCCTGTTGCCCTGCAGTGTCCAGCTACCAGATGCCTGGGTGCGTGACAATGTCTACAGCATCCTGGCGGTGTGGGGTCTGGGGATGGCCTACAGGAAGAACGCTGACCGGGATGAGGACAAGGCCAAGGCCTACGAACTGGAGCAG AGTGTTGTCAAGCTGATGCAAGGGCTGCTCCAGTGTATGATGCGACAG GTGGCCAAGGTGGAGAAGTTTAAACACACCCAGAGCCCCAAGGACTGCCTGCACGCCAAGTACCACACTCCCACCTGTGCTACCGTGGTGGGGGACGATCAGTGGGGACACCTGCAGGTTGATGCCACCTCTCTGTACCTGCTGGTCTTGGCTCAGATGACCGCCTCAG GTCTTCGTATCATATCAACCCTGCATGAAGTGGCTTTTATCCAGAACCTGGTCTTCTACATTGAGGCTGCTTATAAAGTTGCG gaTTATGGGATGTGGGAGCGAGGGGACAAGACCAATCAGGGGATCCCAGAACTGAACACCAGCTCTGTGGGAATGGCCAAG GCTGCATTGGAGGCCATTGATGAGCTGGACCTCTTTGGGGCTCATGGAGGACCCAAATCTGTCATTCACGTTTTGCCGGACGAGGTGGAGCACTGCCAG GCTATCCTGTGCTCCATGCTGCCACGAGCCTCCACCTCTAAAGAGATTGATGCTGGTCTGCTGTCAATCATCTCCTTCCCTGCCTTCGCTGTGGAGGACGCAGACCTGGTCACCATCACTAAGACTGAGATCATATCCAGGCTACAG GGACGCTATGGCTGCTGCCGTTTCATCAGAGATGGATACAGATGCCCAAGAGAG GACCCGTCCCGTCTCCACTACGACCCAGCTGAACTCAAACTGTTTGAGAATATAGAATGTGAATGGCCAGTGTTCTGGACCTACCTCATTCTGGACGGCATCTTCAGTGGAGACCTAGTAcag GTGCAGGAGTACAGAGATGCTCTGGAAGAAGTCCTGATCAGAGGGAAGCCCGGGATCTGCCTGATGCCTGAGCTCTACGCTGTCCCACCTGAAAAG ATGGAGGAAGAGTACGGGAACCCTCACTCCGTGGACAGAGTGGCTATGGGTCAGTTACCTCACATGTGGGGACAGTCCCTCTACATTGTTAGCTCTCTGCTGGCTGAG GGATTCCTCGCCCCTGGAGAGATCGACCCTCTCAACAGGCGATTCTCCACCAATTTCAAGCCGGACGTAGTTGTACAAG TATGTGTGTTAGCAGAGTCGAAGGAGATCCAGGAGCTGCTGAAGAACGATGAAATAGAGGTCCAGACCATCTCTGAGGTCCAGCCCATCAGAGTCATGCCTGCTCGCATCCTCAGCCACGTCTACGTCAAACTGG GAAACTGCAAGAAGTTGAATCTGAGCGGGAGGCCATACAGGCACATTGGAGTTCTGGGAACCTCGAAATTCTACGAGATCCGGAACCGCACCTACACATTCACCCCTCAG ttCCTGGACCAGCATCACTTCTACCTGGCTCTGGACAATCAGATGATAGTGGAGATGCTAAGGACGGAGCTgtcctatctctcctcctcctggagGATGACCGGACGCCCCACCCTGACCTTCCCCATCACCCACAGCATGCTGG TGGATGATGGTGAGAGCATCGACCCGTGTATTCTGTCCACTCTGAGGAAGCTGCACGATGGATACTTTGGAGGGGCAAG GGTTCAGATGGCAAACATCTCCAGCTTCCAGACTACCTCGTTCCACACAGAGCTCAGCTTCCTCGACGGAGACACTGATGACGACCTGCTGGAGAATGAAGAAGATGAGGAAGATGAAGAAGAAAGTTATGTCCCCTCAG GCAGCTCCAAGGACATGTTTGACCACTACCTCAGCCAGCTGATGCAGAGCACAGCCACCAAGTGTCATCTCCCTCCCATCCAGAGGGGGCAGCACCACGTGTTTAGTGCTGAACACACCACCAGAGACATCCTCTCCTTCATGGCCCAGGTCCAAGGCCTCAACATGCCTA AGGCCTCCATGTATCTTCCTATGACTCCCATCATGAACAAGCACCGTAAATCCCTCAACCTACTGCACGTGGCCCAGCTCACACCGCTCCATCCAcaccaaccacaccaccacacaccacatcaaCAGCAGCCCAAG GCCCCCAGTATTGCAGACCTCCAGCTGCCGCGGGACTCCCAGGGTAACACAGACTTTGGCTCTCTGGTGAGACAGTTGAAGGAGTGTCCCACACTGCAGGACCAGGCAGACATACTCTACATCCTGTGTGTGATGAAAG GTGCTGATTGGCTGGTGGACGTGGGGGGTCAGGGTGGGGTCAGTGTGAGGTGTCTCCTGGAGGAGCTGTATGCCCAGGCTGGGGCCAACAAGGAGTGGGGTCTGATCAGATACATCTCTGGTATCCTGAGAAAGAGAGTGGAGGTGCTGGCTGAGGCCTGTACAGATCTCATCTCCCACCACAAGCAGCTGACAGTGGGGTTACCACCGGAGCCCAGGGAGAAAGTCATCTcagctcctcttcctccagaAGAGCTCAACTCTCTGATCTATGAGGCCAGTGGGCAGGACATCAGCATCGCTGTGCTCACTCAG GAGATCATAGTGTACCTGGCCATGTACGTCCGCTCCCAGCCGGCTCTGTTTGGGGACATGCTGCGTCTCCGAATCGGACTCATCATGCAGGTGATGGCTACAGAGCTGGCCCGCAGTCTACACTGCTCAG GGGAGGAGGCCTCTGAGAGCCTGATGAACTTGAGTCCGTCAGACATGAAGAACCTGCTACATCACATCCTCAGTGGGAAGGAGTTTGGGGTGGAGAGGAGCA TGCGTCCTATGCAGTCGTCAGCCACCAGCCCGGCTGTCTCCATCCATGAGCTGGGTCACACTGGAGCCACTAAGACGGAGCGCACCGGCATCCGCAAGCTGAAGCGTGAGATCAAACAG ATGAGTAACAGTGGTTATTCCATCAGCAGCAATGTCACCTCTCCCCGCTCCACG CGTTGCAGCAGCCCCTCCACCCCCAGTGGTATCCTGTCCCCTGTAGGCCCCGGGGGGTCAGACAGCCACCTGCAGTGGGAGGAGCGGCAGGGCCAGTGGCTGAGGAGGAGACGACTGGATGGGGCCATCAACAGGGTCCCAATGGGCTTCTACCAGAAGGTGTGGAAGATCCTGCAGAAGTGCCACGGCCTGTCTATAGATGGATACGTGCTTCCTTCCTCCACTACCAGagag ATGACAGAGGGTGAGATCAAGTTTGCGGTGCACGTGGAGTCTGTTCTGAACCACGTCCCCCAGCCAGAGTACAGACAGCTGCTGGTGGAGGCTGTGATGGTGCTGACTCTGGTGGCTGACATGGATGTGGACAACATCGGAGGAATCATCCTGATAGACCGCATCGTACACATGGCCAATGACCTCTTCTTACAGGACCAG AGGACCCATGGAGCCAATGAGTACTTCCTGGAGAAGGATCCAGCCACGGGGATATGTCACTTCTTCTATGACAGCGCCCCTAGTGGCAGCTACGGTACCATGACCTACCTCTCCAAGGCTGTGGTCACATACCTACAAGACTTCCTGCCACAGTCTACCTGTCTCATGCAATGA
- the LOC106574895 gene encoding AP-1 complex subunit sigma-2 isoform X6: MQFMLLFSRQGKLRLQKWYVPLSDKERKKISRDLVQTILARKPKMCSFLEWRDLKIVYKRYASLYFCCAVEDQDNELITLEIIHRYVELLDKYFGSVCELDIIFNFEKAYFILDEFLLGGEAQETSKKNVLKAIEQADLLQEEAEAPRSVLEEIGLT, translated from the exons ATGCAGTTCATGCTGCTGTTCAGTCGGCAGGGTAAGCTGCGGCTGCAGAAGTGGTATGTTCCCCTGTCAGACAAAGAGAGGAAGAAGATCTCCAGGGACCTGGTCCAGACCATTCTAGCCCGCAAGCCCAAGATGTGCTCCTTCCTGGAGTGGAGGGACCTCAAGATCGTCTATAAGAg ATACGCCAGCCTGTATTTCTGCTGTGCGGTGGAGGATCAGGACAATGAGCTCATCACGCTGGAGATCATCCACAGATACGTAGAGCTGCTGGATAAGTACTTTGGCAGT GTGTGTGAGCTGGACATCATCTTTAACTTTGAGAAGGCCTACTTCATCCTGGATGAGTTCCTGCTAGGAGGAGAGGCTCAGGAGACCTCCAAGAAGAACGTACTGAAGGCTATAGAGCAGGCCGACCTGCTGCAGGAG GAAGCTGAAGCACCACGGAGTGTCCTGGAGGAGATTGGCCTGACAtaa
- the LOC106574895 gene encoding AP-1 complex subunit sigma-2 isoform X5 — translation MQFMLLFSRQGKLRLQKWYVPLSDKERKKISRDLVQTILARKPKMCSFLEWRDLKIVYKRYASLYFCCAVEDQDNELITLEIIHRYVELLDKYFGSVCELDIIFNFEKAYFILDEFLLGGEAQETSKKNVLKAIEQADLLQEDAKEAEAPRSVLEEIGLT, via the exons ATGCAGTTCATGCTGCTGTTCAGTCGGCAGGGTAAGCTGCGGCTGCAGAAGTGGTATGTTCCCCTGTCAGACAAAGAGAGGAAGAAGATCTCCAGGGACCTGGTCCAGACCATTCTAGCCCGCAAGCCCAAGATGTGCTCCTTCCTGGAGTGGAGGGACCTCAAGATCGTCTATAAGAg ATACGCCAGCCTGTATTTCTGCTGTGCGGTGGAGGATCAGGACAATGAGCTCATCACGCTGGAGATCATCCACAGATACGTAGAGCTGCTGGATAAGTACTTTGGCAGT GTGTGTGAGCTGGACATCATCTTTAACTTTGAGAAGGCCTACTTCATCCTGGATGAGTTCCTGCTAGGAGGAGAGGCTCAGGAGACCTCCAAGAAGAACGTACTGAAGGCTATAGAGCAGGCCGACCTGCTGCAGGAG GATGCCAAA GAAGCTGAAGCACCACGGAGTGTCCTGGAGGAGATTGGCCTGACAtaa